The following coding sequences lie in one Campylobacteraceae bacterium genomic window:
- a CDS encoding 30S ribosomal protein S21, which yields MPGIKVKDSESFDEAYRRFKKQCDRNLIVTETRARRFFEPMTEKRKKQKINAKKKALKKLYMLRRYEARL from the coding sequence GTGCCCGGAATTAAAGTTAAAGATAGTGAATCTTTTGACGAAGCGTATAGACGATTTAAAAAACAATGTGATAGAAATCTTATTGTTACAGAAACTCGAGCTAGACGATTTTTTGAACCCATGACTGAAAAGCGTAAGAAACAAAAAATTAATGCGAAGAAAAAAGCTCTTAAAAAATTATATATGCTTAGAAGATACGAAGCAAGACTGTAG
- a CDS encoding FAD-dependent oxidoreductase, producing the protein MRKIIIVGASYAGLYAARKLSSSSDVEVLLFDKNAYHYIQVEAYGYVSSVYKKSDVTTNTKEYIERLNKNVKFYENSVLSFDADKKTITTDANEEFSYDKLIIATGSLTNFPPQVPNIEKYSRGIKTLQRASEVEKTFSDILAKAKNNDSDEKTVYNMAIGGAGLSGVEIAAEMANLIKESNINRSKFELNIIIVDGMKTVLPGMDERLVSSCHKRLEDLGVQIHLGSFIKDVDENKIYLMNDVVIDYDYFVFTGGVKAITIPSSKEHEVNRMNQYILNESLHLKDEEDVYVIGDAGEMELDGKYYPPTAQIAIKSGEFVASSILNNTKDAFTFKSAGVLVALGGSFSIGLANDKYYVTGFIANMMKKVVTKMHKNKFK; encoded by the coding sequence ATGAGAAAAATTATTATAGTGGGTGCAAGTTATGCAGGTCTTTATGCTGCAAGAAAACTTTCATCTTCAAGTGATGTCGAAGTTTTATTATTTGATAAAAATGCTTATCACTACATTCAAGTTGAAGCATATGGCTATGTATCAAGTGTGTACAAGAAATCTGATGTAACAACAAATACAAAAGAATATATAGAACGATTAAATAAAAACGTGAAGTTTTATGAAAACTCTGTTCTTTCTTTTGATGCCGACAAAAAAACAATTACTACAGATGCAAATGAAGAATTTTCTTACGATAAATTAATTATTGCAACAGGTTCTTTAACAAACTTTCCTCCACAAGTTCCTAATATTGAAAAATACTCAAGAGGAATTAAAACCTTACAAAGAGCAAGTGAAGTGGAAAAAACATTTTCTGATATTTTAGCAAAAGCTAAAAATAATGACAGTGATGAAAAAACAGTTTACAATATGGCTATTGGTGGAGCTGGACTTTCAGGTGTTGAAATAGCAGCTGAAATGGCTAATTTAATTAAAGAATCAAATATTAACAGAAGTAAGTTTGAACTTAATATTATTATTGTTGATGGAATGAAAACAGTACTTCCTGGAATGGATGAACGTTTGGTTTCTTCTTGTCATAAACGATTAGAAGACTTAGGTGTTCAAATTCACTTAGGATCTTTTATTAAAGACGTGGATGAAAACAAAATTTATTTAATGAATGATGTTGTTATTGATTATGATTATTTTGTTTTTACAGGTGGAGTAAAAGCTATTACAATTCCATCTTCTAAAGAACATGAAGTAAATAGAATGAATCAGTATATACTTAATGAATCTTTACATTTAAAAGATGAAGAAGATGTTTATGTTATTGGTGATGCAGGAGAAATGGAGCTTGATGGCAAATACTATCCTCCCACAGCACAAATTGCAATTAAATCAGGAGAGTTTGTAGCTTCTTCAATTCTAAACAATACTAAAGATGCTTTTACTTTTAAATCAGCTGGTGTATTAGTTGCTTTAGGGGGGTCGTTTTCAATTGGGCTTGCAAATGACAAATATTATGTTACTGGATTTATCGCGAATATGATGAAGAAAGTAGTAACAAAAATGCATAAGAATAAATTTAAATAA